Proteins encoded by one window of Chanos chanos chromosome 7, fChaCha1.1, whole genome shotgun sequence:
- the LOC115817307 gene encoding monocyte to macrophage differentiation factor 2, which produces MNLVRFMNNRAPSNKRYQPTEYEHAANCATHALWIIPSILGGVLLYFLSDNQWEEVSAWLYGAGLSSLFIISTVFHTIAWKKSHLRSVEQCFHMCDRMVIYFFIAASYAPWLILRELGPWAAHMRWVVWVMASCGTTYVFFFHERYKMVELVCYTVMGLFPALVILSMTDRSGLYELLVGGVFYMLGMIFFKSDGIVPFAHAIWHLFVAVGAGVHYYAIWKYLYSPDNQQTSTAR; this is translated from the exons atgaatcttGTAAG atttaTGAACAACAGAGCTCCATCTAACAAAAGATACCAGCCCACTGAGTACGAGCATGCTGCTAACTGTGCCACACATGcg CTCTGGATCATTCCCAGTATTCTTGGTGGAGTGTTGCTGTACTTCCTGTCTGATAACCAATGGGAAGAAGTATCGGCATGGCTCTATGGGGCGGGGCTTTCGAGCCTCTTTATCATATCCACAGTTTTCCACACCATTGCCTGGAAGAAGAGTCATCTAcg gtCAGTTGAGCAGTGTTTCCACATGTGTGATAGGATGGTAATCTACTTCTTCATTGCTGCATCCTATGCACCATG GCTGATTTTGCGTGAGCTGGGTCCCTGGGCCGCTCATATGCGCTGGGTAGTCTGGGTCATGGCTTCATGTGGAACCACATATGTTTTCTTCTTCCATGagag ATATAAGATGGTGGAGTTGGTCTGTTACACAGTAATGGGACTTTTTCCCGCCCTAGTCATCCTCTCAATG acgGACAGGTCAGGTTTATATGAATTGCTGGTCGGAGGCGTGTTTTACATGCTTGGAATGATTTTCTTCAAGAGTGACGGGATCGTTCCGTTTGCTCATGCTATCTGGCATCTGTTTGTTGCCGTGGGAGCAGGCGTCCATTACTACGCCATTTGGAAGTACCTGTATTCACCTGACAATCAACAGACCAGTACTGCCCGGTGA